The nucleotide window AACATTAGGTCCAAAACCGTACGTATGTACCCGTACCGACTACCATTGCAATGCTGCTACTAATTGTGCGTTAGAGGAAAAATGCCCTTCAACCAAATGGAGCATTCATCCCGAGTCCTCGTTAACCTTTTATAACCCATTCCTCCTTTGGGAATGAAACGTCATATTTAGCCCAAAAACAAAATTTCACTTTTTGCTTCAATTATTTGAAGCTTTTATCATTTACTATGAAACTTTAACTACATTTTTCATGGACAATCAAAATTTCTAGACGCTTAATAACAAACGATTGAACTCTTGCTGTGATTCTTCATACTCAAAATTATTCGATCTTGTTTCAGCCCCACGAAAGAAGGATAACAATCTATATTTAAGACCCTATTTGACCAAACAAAGAAAACCACCATAGCTAACAACTAAGACAGAATTGGAATAGGCAAATAATATTCACTTCTAAGCTTTAAGGGGAAAAGAGGAAGGTTGCCAGCTCTTGAACTTGAATTCAGCTCTCCACCTGACTTGGCAAATTGTGTACCAATGGCATATCATCAAGCCAATCCCCATAAATCCTGTTGATTTTCCTAGGTCCTTTCCACTTGAACAAGCATTTTTTAGCCTGGGCTTTTTCATCCAAAGAAGGGGCACTTGATGTCACTGGAGGTGGATCATTAGCAGGAAGGTTGTGAATTTTTGTTGAAACGGAACCAATCCTTGTCAAACCAGAACCCGTACTCCCGTAGTCACCATCAACGCGTCCGTTCATGCCCTGCAACTCTGATTACAGAAACAGGCAAGCATTACATAAAGATTTGCCATCAAATATCTTGTTTAAAAGGTGTTCCTCCCGTTTCATACAAGCAGAACTTGTCACGACTAATAACACATCAATTTGGGCAAAGGCAAATATGCGTAAAAATAAAAGCAGCATTCTGGTCATTTATGTATCTGCATCAAAACTTTCCAGTAAAGTGAAATATGAAACACCACAAACAATGAAATATCCTGGTCTGTTTCAAAAACTAACACCTAAAGCAACTGTCAGCATCATCACATTTTGATATATAGAAACCTCTTCTAAAATCAAATTTAGAAAACCAATAAAGGAATACTAAACTAGTAAGTTCACTCCTTAAGTTATAGCCTAAATAAGAAATCACTTACCAAATgctaaatattattttatcttagtCAAAACTTAAAAGTTGCATGGCACAAATGACATGATATCAAGCTAGAGCAAAAATATTACGATGACATATATACCTGCTTGTCCATGAGCaaagtgacatttctcaccaaaggGGCAATGGTCTGTTGTCTCCCACTTTGTACATAACTTTGTTTTCCAATACACAGGATAAACAGGCTTCGTATTTCCTCGAAAAGGATCTGAACTGCTGCTGTTTAAGGGCCTATTACCTTCTGATTGCTCGGATGCAGTTCCATGCCCTGCGGGAGGAGCTGTTGTTCCAATGCTAATAGCTGAACTCTCCCTAAACCTCCCCATATCATCCCTGAACTTCGACGGATCTTCATGAAGAAAATTACATCTGTCCCCATACGGACATTCCTCTCCGTTATAATACTTCTTACACAACTTCATCCGATGTATTATCTTCTGATCATCATCCCAATTCCCCGATGGGCGTTCTTCCTCGCGTCCGCCAACAAGTTCTTGCCAATTTGGAGGAGGCTGACGCAGATCCTCGATGCCATGAGCAAAGTTGCAACCTTCACCATTCCTACAAGTACCCAATCTAAACTTTGCACACATACGAGTTTTGAAGAAAATATTAGTTGTCCCCTTATTGGTTGGAGGATTTGAGGGCATCCTGGGATTTGTAGGAGTGCATTGCACAATATTCGATTGGTTGTCCTCAGAATGTCTAGGTCTTTTGAAGGGAGgtgattgttgttgttgttgttgttcaaATTCTGAATGTGGGTCAAATTGCCAATCATTCATAGGAAATTCAGGCCAAATCCCAATAGCATCACTGCCAGCATAAGTTGATTGGGGCGTTCTCATAAAGGAAGAGCGAGATTCAGGGTAATTCATATTGACAATTATCAGTAAAGGTTTACAATCGAATCCAACTCTATCCCAAGACTATTAACTTTTAATTAATCTACCAAAAATCAACTGCCAAAGCGTATTGGATCAATGCTATCAAATAAACCTAACAAAGATGCAAGACAACAAAATCTCAAatggataacaatcaaattattaaAGAAATCCAAAAATTGTATCAAAATCGAAAACTTATTTTTCTTGACAAAATAATAAAACCAGATTGAATTCAATGAATATAACAATccgattaaaaaaagaaaaaaaatgagatcGGTATGTGTAATAAAAATACTAAACAACAAAAACTTACCAGTATAAAAAAGAATCCAAAACGAAAAACTTGAGAATGGAGATAATGAATGCTCAATGCTCAGCGAATAGTAAAAAGTACCCAGAAGATAATTTGGATGTAAAACGAGTTTAAAGAGAAAAAAACTATGAGAATTCTTAAAGTTGAAGTATGGAATTTAATAAAAGAAGTGGGAAAAAAAATGCAAGAAATTGTTGGGAAGTTTGCTAGAGGTAAAGGAAGAGCAGTATGAAAAAATGAAGATGAAGGAATGCAGTATATTATAATAGATGACAGATGAAGGTCAAATAAAAACCCTAGCCGCCTTACACAAAAATCCTAATTCAggaacaaaagaaaagagaatttgAAAACCCTAAATCTTAAAAGAACAAACAAGGCGTTTTTCAACCCAAAAAGGAAGTCTAAACCTCCAAAACCCTGCCGTTACGGAGTTTTCTAGTAACCAATCCCGGCccctttttatatataaattagagTTAATGCCCCACTTGCGCAATGGagttaatatattattaaaaaataaaagttaattataaagtaaaatttaCCAGTAACTAGTTATTTAAAGTtatctttaaaaaattattaaaaaaagaaaagaaaaaagctatttaaaaaaaaaa belongs to Gossypium arboreum isolate Shixiya-1 chromosome 7, ASM2569848v2, whole genome shotgun sequence and includes:
- the LOC108457129 gene encoding zinc finger CCCH domain-containing protein 39; the encoded protein is MNYPESRSSFMRTPQSTYAGSDAIGIWPEFPMNDWQFDPHSEFEQQQQQQSPPFKRPRHSEDNQSNIVQCTPTNPRMPSNPPTNKGTTNIFFKTRMCAKFRLGTCRNGEGCNFAHGIEDLRQPPPNWQELVGGREEERPSGNWDDDQKIIHRMKLCKKYYNGEECPYGDRCNFLHEDPSKFRDDMGRFRESSAISIGTTAPPAGHGTASEQSEGNRPLNSSSSDPFRGNTKPVYPVYWKTKLCTKWETTDHCPFGEKCHFAHGQAELQGMNGRVDGDYGSTGSGLTRIGSVSTKIHNLPANDPPPVTSSAPSLDEKAQAKKCLFKWKGPRKINRIYGDWLDDMPLVHNLPSQVES